In one window of Patescibacteria group bacterium DNA:
- a CDS encoding UDP-N-acetylglucosamine 2-epimerase, with protein sequence MIHFVVGTKAQLIKTAPVMVELKKRKIPFNFIFTGQHQETISNLRKIFNLKNPDVVLYHGPDITSIPKMITWSIKILAKTILHKKQIFRNDRSGIVLVHGDTFSTFLGAAMAKIAKLKVGHLESGLRSFNLWHPFPEELTRLLVFRMSNVFFCPDNWSYKNLKKYRGIKINTHGNTLLDALRLALKNEHHIKVDIPKEKFAIVSTHRFENIFNRNSFEKVIEIIEKASLKIKVLVILHPPTKKNLKKFGFWSRLAKNENIELRPRYDYFQFIKLLDHAEFIMTDGGSNQEECYYLGKPCLLLRKATERKEGLGKNVVLSKYKIRLINYFLDNYQQLKFKPKNIPANPSQIIVDYLKNNFLIEKISGREYSQQYFNNALNKKNKSAKHYLNKIKNVMEMILPISTDEKILDIGTANGTFAFECARYSAKVIGTDLSKIAIYNCINEAKKRKISNIKFIQCPAHKQPFADQKFDKIILADLVEHLTKHTFRQTLKECGRLLKKDGKLIIYTPNKNHLFEKMRKKNLLLKEDPTHVNVMSPGDLKKELLKLNFIINKLFYKSSHFPVFSTLEKLMMKIPYFKPFFQRRICLIAEKS encoded by the coding sequence ATGATTCATTTTGTGGTTGGTACCAAAGCACAATTGATTAAAACTGCTCCGGTGATGGTGGAGCTAAAAAAAAGGAAAATTCCTTTTAATTTTATTTTTACCGGTCAACATCAAGAAACAATCTCAAATTTAAGAAAAATTTTTAACCTAAAAAATCCTGATGTAGTTTTATACCACGGACCGGATATTACCTCGATTCCCAAAATGATTACCTGGTCGATAAAAATTTTAGCCAAAACCATTCTCCATAAAAAACAAATTTTTCGAAACGATCGGTCTGGAATTGTTTTGGTGCATGGTGATACCTTCTCCACTTTTTTGGGCGCAGCCATGGCTAAAATTGCCAAATTAAAAGTTGGGCATTTAGAATCTGGCTTGCGGTCTTTTAATCTTTGGCATCCTTTTCCCGAGGAATTGACCCGCTTGCTCGTATTTCGGATGTCAAATGTCTTTTTTTGTCCGGATAACTGGTCTTATAAAAATCTTAAAAAATATCGAGGCATCAAAATTAATACCCATGGCAATACCTTATTAGATGCTTTAAGATTAGCGTTGAAAAACGAACATCACATTAAGGTTGATATTCCTAAGGAAAAATTTGCGATCGTTTCAACGCATCGTTTTGAAAATATTTTTAATAGAAATAGCTTCGAAAAAGTCATCGAAATTATTGAAAAAGCTTCTCTAAAAATTAAAGTCTTAGTAATTTTACATCCGCCCACCAAAAAAAATTTAAAAAAATTTGGTTTTTGGTCGCGCTTAGCGAAAAACGAAAATATTGAGCTTCGCCCCCGCTATGATTACTTTCAATTCATCAAATTGTTAGATCATGCTGAATTTATTATGACTGACGGCGGCTCGAATCAAGAGGAGTGTTATTATTTGGGCAAACCCTGTTTGTTACTTAGAAAGGCCACTGAACGTAAAGAAGGCTTAGGGAAAAATGTCGTTTTATCCAAATATAAAATCCGGCTTATAAATTATTTTTTAGATAATTATCAGCAATTAAAATTCAAACCTAAAAATATTCCCGCCAATCCTAGTCAAATCATTGTTGACTATTTAAAAAATAATTTTTTGATCGAAAAAATTTCGGGTCGAGAATACAGCCAACAATATTTTAATAATGCCCTTAACAAAAAAAATAAAAGTGCAAAACATTATCTCAATAAAATTAAAAATGTTATGGAAATGATTCTGCCGATTTCGACTGATGAAAAAATTTTAGACATCGGAACCGCAAATGGCACCTTTGCTTTTGAATGCGCCCGTTATAGTGCAAAAGTAATTGGCACCGATTTATCTAAAATAGCTATTTACAACTGTATTAATGAGGCAAAAAAACGAAAAATTAGTAATATTAAATTTATTCAATGCCCGGCTCATAAACAACCCTTTGCAGATCAAAAATTTGATAAAATAATTTTAGCCGATTTAGTCGAACATCTTACCAAACATACTTTTAGACAAACCCTTAAAGAATGCGGGCGTTTATTGAAAAAAGACGGTAAATTAATAATTTATACTCCCAATAAAAACCATTTATTTGAAAAGATGAGAAAAAAAAATCTTCTTTTAAAAGAAGATCCAACCCACGTAAACGTAATGAGTCCCGGTGACTTGAAAAAAGAATTATTAAAATTAAATTTTATAATTAATAAATTATTCTACAAGTCATCTCATTTTCCGGTTTTTTCGACACTTGAAAAACTGATGATGAAAATTCCATATTTTAAACCATTTTTTCAAAGAAGAATTTGTTTGATTGCAGAAAAGAGTTAA
- a CDS encoding glycosyltransferase family 2 protein: protein MKLIVNIPALNEAENIAKVISQIPRKIKGINQVQVMVIDDGSTDKTVQVAKKAGADYVVSHPKNLGVGKAMRTAINQALKLKADIMVNIDADGQFSTSDIPRLIQPILDRQADFVTGSRFIDNRKIKNLSGAKLLGNKILAKFISWAIKKRVYDVSCGFRAFSREALLNLNLFGKFTYTQEMFLDLAAKDLEIGEVLIAVKYFKNRKSRIAKNLFNYGWQVFKIILRSFRDYQPLKFFGCVGMVLFLPGFLGGLSIFIRWLITHHVSPYVSYVYVSMLLMIVGFLLIVLALIAEMLFRLRLNQEKILYFEKKRYFK from the coding sequence ATGAAATTAATTGTAAATATTCCCGCTTTAAACGAAGCGGAAAATATTGCCAAAGTCATTTCCCAAATTCCCAGAAAAATTAAAGGCATTAATCAGGTTCAAGTGATGGTTATTGACGACGGCTCAACCGACAAAACGGTTCAGGTGGCTAAAAAAGCCGGCGCCGATTATGTGGTTTCTCACCCTAAAAATCTTGGTGTCGGAAAAGCAATGCGTACCGCCATCAATCAAGCCTTAAAATTAAAAGCGGATATTATGGTGAATATTGATGCGGATGGCCAGTTTTCCACCTCAGATATCCCCCGGCTAATCCAGCCAATTTTAGACCGCCAAGCAGATTTCGTGACTGGTTCGAGATTTATTGACAATCGCAAAATTAAAAATTTATCAGGCGCAAAATTGCTCGGCAATAAAATTTTAGCTAAATTTATTAGTTGGGCAATCAAAAAACGAGTCTATGATGTTTCTTGCGGTTTTCGCGCCTTTTCTCGCGAAGCCTTGTTAAATTTAAATTTATTTGGTAAATTTACTTACACCCAAGAAATGTTTTTAGATTTGGCCGCTAAAGATTTAGAAATTGGCGAAGTCCTAATCGCGGTTAAATATTTTAAAAACCGTAAATCTCGAATTGCCAAAAATCTTTTTAACTACGGCTGGCAAGTTTTTAAAATCATTCTCAGAAGCTTTCGAGACTACCAACCCTTAAAATTCTTTGGTTGTGTAGGTATGGTTTTATTTTTACCTGGATTTTTGGGCGGTTTGTCTATTTTTATTCGCTGGCTCATTACTCATCATGTTTCACCTTATGTTAGTTATGTCTATGTTTCAATGTTATTAATGATCGTCGGCTTTCTATTAATTGTTTTAGCCCTAATAGCGGAAATGCTGTTTAGATTAAGATTAAACCAAGAAAAAATACTATATTTTGAGAAAAAAAGATATTTTAAATAA